In Candidatus Nitronauta litoralis, one DNA window encodes the following:
- a CDS encoding peptidylprolyl isomerase encodes MIIEKECVVAINFTVKDEDDNVLESSPAEEPLVYLHGAGNLVIGLEKGLKGMKVGEKETITVYPEEGFGEVVPELKVKAEKSMFPPEIQLEVDRVLERDEGGEKTRYRIVAIDGDTVYMDGNHPMAGKNLHYSVEVVSIRPATDDELEKGQPDVIVH; translated from the coding sequence ATGATTATTGAAAAAGAATGCGTGGTTGCTATTAACTTCACGGTAAAGGATGAAGATGACAACGTTCTGGAATCTTCCCCTGCTGAAGAACCACTGGTCTACCTGCACGGCGCGGGCAACCTGGTAATCGGTCTCGAGAAAGGACTCAAAGGCATGAAGGTCGGCGAAAAGGAAACCATCACCGTTTATCCGGAAGAGGGTTTTGGGGAAGTCGTCCCGGAATTGAAAGTGAAAGCCGAAAAGTCGATGTTTCCACCGGAGATTCAGTTGGAAGTGGATCGCGTATTGGAACGCGACGAAGGGGGAGAAAAAACCCGATACCGGATCGTGGCCATCGATGGGGATACCGTTTATATGGATGGCAATCACCCCATGGCCGGCAAAAACCTGCACTACAGCGTGGAAGTTGTCAGCATCCGCCCCGCCACAGATGACGAGCTGGAAAAAGGCCAGCCGGATGTGATTGTTCATTGA
- a CDS encoding GFA family protein, with product MTANYKGSCLCKTIHFEIDGDFDNFYFCHCDRCRKDSGSAHAANLFSSTAKLKWISGQENIQTFILPSTQHIKSFCITCGSAMPNILNGGKLLMVPAGALDGVYALKPTAHINLSDKARWDEDLENVPKFEEFPG from the coding sequence ATGACCGCGAATTATAAAGGCTCGTGCCTGTGCAAAACCATTCATTTTGAAATTGACGGGGACTTCGACAATTTTTATTTTTGTCATTGCGATCGTTGCCGGAAGGATTCCGGGTCCGCACATGCAGCCAATTTATTCTCATCAACTGCAAAATTGAAATGGATTTCGGGCCAGGAAAATATTCAGACTTTTATCCTGCCATCAACACAACATATAAAAAGTTTTTGTATTACCTGCGGCTCTGCCATGCCGAATATCTTAAATGGAGGCAAACTCCTGATGGTTCCGGCCGGTGCGCTGGACGGGGTTTACGCATTGAAACCAACCGCCCACATTAATTTATCGGACAAAGCCCGTTGGGATGAAGACCTGGAAAATGTCCCAAAATTTGAAGAATTTCCCGGATAG